A section of the Pseudomonas sp. FP453 genome encodes:
- a CDS encoding Na+/H+ antiporter family protein gives MNAVIAAVGTMLVLSLSRVHVVIAIIVGALVGGLTGGLGIDATLKAFNGGLGGGATVALSYALLGAFAVAIAKSGLAHALADKALMLVDRQEASGGSHVKWLLIGLLWGVAIASQNILPIHIAFIPLLVPPLLYVLTKLQLDRRLIACVMTFGLITPYMFLPVGFGNIFLNQILLANVAKSGVDISQVNVTHAMGLPALGMVVGLLVAVFVSYRKKRVYDLEKIERVEQVAVQYNPLTLLVAGLAIASAFIIQLWLDSMIIGALAGFLIFSVSGIVRWSDTDDLFTEGMKMMAMIGFIMIASSGFAEVLKATGDVRSLVETSAAFIGHSRGVGALLMLLVGLLVTMGIGSSFSTVPILAAIFVPLCVQLGFSPMAIVCIVGTAGALGDAGSPASDSTLGPTSGLNIDGQHHHIWDTVVPTFLHYNIPLLAFGWLAAMTL, from the coding sequence ATTAACGCAGTCATTGCCGCGGTCGGCACCATGCTGGTGCTCAGTTTGTCCCGCGTGCATGTGGTCATCGCCATCATCGTCGGCGCCCTGGTGGGTGGCCTCACCGGTGGCTTGGGCATCGACGCCACGCTCAAAGCCTTCAACGGCGGCTTGGGCGGCGGTGCCACCGTGGCCTTGTCCTACGCCTTGCTCGGCGCTTTCGCTGTGGCGATTGCCAAGTCCGGCCTGGCCCACGCCCTGGCCGACAAGGCGCTGATGCTGGTGGACCGCCAGGAAGCCAGCGGCGGCAGCCACGTCAAATGGCTGCTGATCGGCCTGTTGTGGGGGGTGGCGATTGCGTCGCAGAACATCCTGCCGATCCATATCGCGTTTATTCCGTTGCTGGTGCCGCCCTTGTTGTACGTGCTGACCAAGCTGCAACTGGACCGCCGCCTGATCGCCTGTGTGATGACGTTCGGCTTGATCACCCCGTACATGTTCCTGCCAGTGGGCTTCGGCAATATCTTCCTCAACCAGATCCTGCTGGCCAACGTGGCCAAGAGCGGCGTGGACATCAGCCAGGTCAACGTCACCCACGCCATGGGCCTGCCGGCGCTGGGCATGGTGGTGGGATTATTGGTGGCGGTGTTTGTCAGCTACCGTAAAAAACGCGTGTACGACCTGGAGAAAATCGAGCGCGTCGAGCAAGTCGCGGTGCAATACAACCCGCTGACCTTGCTGGTGGCCGGCCTGGCGATTGCCTCGGCGTTCATCATTCAGCTGTGGCTGGATTCGATGATCATTGGCGCGCTGGCGGGTTTCCTGATCTTCTCGGTGTCGGGCATCGTGCGCTGGAGCGACACCGACGACCTGTTCACCGAAGGCATGAAAATGATGGCGATGATCGGCTTCATCATGATCGCCTCGTCGGGCTTTGCCGAAGTGCTCAAGGCCACCGGCGACGTGCGTTCGCTGGTGGAAACCTCGGCGGCGTTTATCGGCCATAGCCGTGGCGTTGGCGCGTTGCTGATGTTGCTGGTGGGGCTGTTGGTGACCATGGGTATCGGCTCGTCGTTCTCGACGGTGCCGATCCTGGCGGCGATTTTCGTGCCGCTGTGTGTGCAACTGGGGTTCAGCCCGATGGCCATCGTGTGCATCGTCGGCACAGCGGGCGCCTTGGGCGATGCCGGTTCGCCGGCGTCGGACTCCACCCTCGGCCCGACCTCCGGTCTGAATATCGACGGCCAGCACCACCATATCTGGGACACCGTGGTGCCGACCTTCCTGCACTACAACATCCCGCTGCTGGCGTTTGGCTGGCTGGCGGCAATGACCCTGTAG
- the yegQ gene encoding tRNA 5-hydroxyuridine modification protein YegQ, with protein MPPVIAPELLAPAGTLKNMRYAFAYGADAVYAGQPRYSLRVRNNEFDHANLALGIDEAHAQGKRFYVVVNIAPHNAKLKTFLKDLAPVIAMGPDALIMSDPGLIMLVRRHFPQMPIHLSVQANTVNWASVEFWQQQGICRVILSRELSLEEIGEIREHVPAMELEIFVHGALCMAYSGRCLLSGYMNKRDANQGTCTNACRWKYQATPAVENATGEIVQQFQPTLGIGTPTDQVFLLQEANRPDEQMPAFEDEHGTYIMNAKDLRAVQHVERLTHMGVHSLKIEGRTKSHFYCARTTQVYRQAIDDAVAGRAFDRSLMTDLESLAQRGYTEGFLRRHVHDEYQNYQNGSSVSERQQFVGELTGERRGELAEVKVKNRFAVGNHLELMTPAGNFHFDLGMMHNAKGEAIEVAPGDGHTVYVPVSMEMDLRFGLLMRDV; from the coding sequence ATGCCCCCTGTTATTGCCCCCGAACTGCTCGCCCCCGCCGGCACCCTGAAAAACATGCGCTATGCCTTCGCCTACGGTGCCGATGCGGTCTACGCCGGCCAGCCGCGCTACAGCCTGCGGGTGCGCAACAACGAATTCGACCACGCCAACCTGGCCCTCGGCATCGACGAGGCCCATGCCCAGGGCAAGCGTTTCTACGTGGTGGTCAACATCGCGCCGCACAACGCCAAGCTGAAAACCTTCCTCAAGGACCTGGCCCCGGTGATCGCCATGGGCCCGGATGCGCTGATCATGTCCGACCCCGGGCTGATCATGCTGGTGCGCCGGCACTTCCCACAGATGCCGATCCACCTGTCGGTGCAAGCCAACACGGTGAACTGGGCCAGTGTGGAGTTCTGGCAGCAGCAAGGCATCTGCCGGGTGATCCTGTCGCGGGAATTGTCCCTGGAAGAGATCGGCGAAATCCGCGAGCACGTGCCGGCCATGGAACTGGAAATTTTCGTCCACGGCGCCCTGTGCATGGCCTATTCCGGGCGCTGCCTGCTCTCCGGCTACATGAACAAGCGCGACGCCAACCAAGGCACCTGCACCAACGCCTGCCGCTGGAAATACCAGGCCACGCCGGCGGTGGAGAACGCCACGGGCGAGATCGTCCAGCAATTCCAGCCGACCCTGGGCATTGGCACGCCCACCGACCAGGTGTTCCTGCTGCAGGAAGCCAACCGTCCGGACGAACAAATGCCCGCCTTCGAAGACGAGCACGGCACCTACATCATGAACGCCAAGGACCTGCGCGCCGTACAGCACGTGGAGCGCCTGACCCATATGGGCGTGCACTCGCTGAAAATCGAAGGCCGCACCAAATCCCACTTCTATTGCGCGCGCACCACCCAGGTGTATCGCCAGGCCATCGATGACGCGGTGGCCGGCCGCGCCTTTGACCGCAGCCTGATGACCGACCTCGAATCCCTGGCCCAGCGCGGCTACACCGAAGGTTTCCTGCGTCGGCACGTGCACGACGAATACCAGAACTACCAGAACGGCAGCTCAGTCTCGGAACGTCAGCAGTTTGTCGGAGAATTGACCGGCGAGCGTCGGGGCGAGTTGGCCGAGGTGAAGGTGAAGAACCGCTTTGCCGTGGGCAATCACCTGGAGTTGATGACGCCTGCGGGCAATTTCCACTTTGACCTGGGGATGATGCACAACGCCAAGGGCGAGGCCATCGAGGTGGCGCCGGGGGATGGGCACACGGTGTATGTGCCCGTCTCTATGGAGATGGACCTGCGCTTTGGCCTGTTGATGCGCGACGTTTAA
- a CDS encoding AI-2E family transporter — protein MNQTNLQFKTLLLLLALVTVAFIWILLPFYGAVFWAVILGIIFAPMQRRLQQRFAWNRNLTSLATLAVCLVIAILPVIITSALLVQEGATLYKNVESGKLDVAGYIEQFKNFLPPYFQHLLDRFGMGNLEGLREKIVKSAMQGSQFFASQAFSFGQGTFDFLVSFFIMLYLLFFLLRDGPELVRKVRTAVPLAEPQKRRLQLKFNRVVRATVKGNVLVAVTQGALGGLIFWFLDIPSALLWAVLMAFLSLLPAVGAGIVWGPVAAYFLLSGSIWQGVVLALFGVFVIGLVDNVLRPILVGKDTKMPDYLILISTLGGLSVFGLNGFVIGPLVAALFMSSWALFVESKPRVKLPLP, from the coding sequence ATGAATCAAACCAACCTGCAATTCAAAACCCTGCTGTTACTGCTGGCCTTGGTGACCGTCGCCTTTATCTGGATATTGCTGCCGTTCTACGGCGCGGTGTTCTGGGCGGTGATCCTCGGCATCATCTTTGCGCCGATGCAGCGCCGCTTGCAGCAGCGTTTCGCCTGGAACCGCAACTTGACCTCCCTGGCCACCCTGGCGGTGTGCCTGGTGATCGCGATCCTGCCGGTGATCATCACCAGCGCTTTGCTGGTACAAGAAGGGGCGACGCTCTATAAAAACGTCGAAAGCGGCAAGCTGGACGTGGCCGGTTATATCGAGCAGTTCAAGAACTTCCTGCCGCCGTACTTCCAGCACCTGCTGGATCGCTTTGGCATGGGCAACCTGGAAGGGCTGCGCGAGAAGATCGTCAAGAGCGCGATGCAAGGCAGCCAGTTCTTTGCGTCCCAGGCGTTCAGCTTTGGCCAGGGCACGTTTGACTTCCTCGTAAGCTTTTTCATCATGTTGTACCTGCTGTTCTTCCTGCTGCGCGACGGCCCCGAATTGGTGCGTAAAGTGCGCACGGCGGTGCCGTTGGCCGAGCCGCAGAAGCGGCGCTTGCAACTCAAGTTCAACCGGGTGGTGCGTGCCACGGTCAAGGGCAACGTGCTGGTGGCGGTGACGCAAGGCGCACTGGGCGGGTTGATCTTCTGGTTCCTGGACATTCCCAGTGCGTTGCTCTGGGCGGTGCTGATGGCGTTTCTATCACTGTTGCCTGCGGTGGGCGCCGGCATTGTGTGGGGGCCGGTGGCCGCTTACTTCCTGTTGAGCGGTTCGATCTGGCAGGGCGTGGTGCTGGCCTTGTTTGGCGTGTTCGTGATCGGCTTGGTGGACAACGTGCTGCGACCGATCCTGGTGGGCAAGGACACCAAGATGCCGGATTACCTGATCCTGATCTCGACGCTGGGCGGGCTGTCGGTGTTTGGCCTGAACGGCTTTGTGATCGGGCCACTGGTGGCGGCGTTGTTCATGTCCAGCTGGGCGCTGTTCGTGGAGAGCAAGCCGCGGGTCAAGTTGCCGCTGCCGTAG
- a CDS encoding shikimate 5-dehydrogenase, with translation MQMHPNKDTQLCMSLSARPGNFGLRFHNHLYEQLGLNFYYKAFSSQDLPGAIGGIRALGIRGCGVSMPFKEAAIALVDELDDSVQAIDSLNTIVNTDGRLKAYNTDYIAIEQLLVKHAVPKDSTFALRGSGGMAKAVASALRDGGYGNGLIVARNEAAGRALAQNLGYEWQAELGDARPQMLINVTPIGMTGGAEADALAFDAAAVDAADTVFDVVAIPAETPLIVRGRAQGKRVITGLEVIAIQALEQFVLYTGVRPTDEQFQAAVAFART, from the coding sequence ATGCAGATGCACCCCAACAAAGACACCCAACTGTGCATGTCTCTGTCGGCGCGCCCCGGGAATTTTGGCCTGCGTTTTCACAACCACTTGTACGAACAGCTGGGGTTGAACTTCTACTATAAGGCCTTCAGCAGCCAGGATTTGCCCGGCGCGATCGGTGGTATCCGTGCCTTGGGCATCCGTGGTTGCGGGGTTTCCATGCCGTTCAAAGAGGCCGCCATTGCCTTAGTGGATGAATTGGACGATTCGGTTCAAGCCATCGATTCGCTGAACACCATCGTCAATACCGACGGCCGCCTCAAGGCCTACAACACCGATTACATCGCCATCGAACAACTGCTGGTGAAACACGCCGTGCCAAAAGACTCGACCTTCGCCCTGCGTGGCAGCGGCGGCATGGCCAAGGCCGTGGCCAGCGCCTTGCGTGACGGCGGCTACGGCAATGGCCTGATCGTCGCTCGCAACGAAGCGGCGGGCCGCGCGTTGGCGCAGAACCTGGGATACGAATGGCAGGCGGAGTTGGGTGATGCACGCCCGCAGATGCTGATCAACGTGACGCCGATTGGCATGACCGGTGGCGCAGAGGCGGATGCGCTGGCGTTTGACGCAGCGGCTGTCGATGCGGCGGACACTGTGTTCGATGTGGTAGCGATCCCCGCCGAAACGCCGTTGATCGTGCGTGGGCGGGCCCAGGGCAAGCGGGTGATTACCGGGTTGGAAGTGATCGCGATTCAGGCGCTGGAGCAGTTTGTGCTGTACACCGGGGTGCGGCCGACCGATGAACAGTTCCAGGCGGCAGTGGCCTTCGCCCGCACCTGA
- a CDS encoding YceH family protein: protein MTAEHDTDTPEPRLNSTEIRILGCLIEKQATNPETYPLTLNALVLACNQKTSREPVMNLSQGQVGQSLRALEGQGFTRLVMGSRADRWEHRVDKALELVPAQVILIGLLFLRGPQTVNELLTRSGRMHDFEDAEQVVHQLERLIARGLALLVPRQAGQREDRYTHALGDPADIEVIMAARGNPVERGTAGVSAERIEELEARIAALEERLTQLEQA from the coding sequence ATGACCGCCGAGCACGACACCGACACCCCTGAGCCGCGCCTGAACAGCACGGAAATCCGCATCCTGGGCTGCCTGATCGAAAAACAGGCGACCAACCCGGAAACCTACCCCCTGACCCTCAACGCCCTGGTGCTGGCCTGCAACCAGAAGACCAGCCGCGAGCCGGTGATGAACCTCAGCCAGGGCCAGGTCGGCCAGAGCCTGCGTGCACTCGAAGGCCAAGGCTTTACCCGCCTGGTCATGGGCAGCCGCGCCGACCGCTGGGAACATCGCGTGGACAAGGCGCTGGAACTGGTGCCGGCCCAGGTGATCCTGATCGGGCTGCTGTTCCTGCGCGGCCCGCAAACCGTCAATGAGCTGCTGACCCGCAGCGGGCGCATGCATGATTTTGAAGACGCCGAGCAGGTCGTGCATCAGCTGGAACGCCTGATTGCACGCGGGTTGGCACTGCTGGTGCCGCGCCAGGCGGGGCAGCGGGAAGATCGCTATACCCATGCGCTGGGGGATCCGGCGGATATCGAGGTGATTATGGCGGCGCGGGGTAATCCGGTGGAGCGTGGGACAGCGGGTGTTTCCGCCGAACGCATCGAAGAATTAGAAGCACGCATCGCCGCCCTGGAAGAACGTCTGACCCAGCTGGAGCAGGCATAA
- a CDS encoding DUF1993 family protein, with product MTISLYAASIPVFKQMLTALSGVLTKAEAHATAKNIEPNALLQARLFPDMFQLVRQVQIAVDFAKSVSARLAEIEVPKYEDGEVTFADLQALIAKVLAFVDTIKPEQIDGKEGIEIITRPGTPKEKRFSGQSYLLTYGLPQFFFHVTTAYALLRHNGVEVGKRDYMGAF from the coding sequence ATGACCATTTCCCTGTACGCCGCTTCCATCCCAGTCTTCAAGCAAATGCTCACCGCCCTCAGCGGTGTGTTGACCAAGGCCGAAGCCCACGCCACCGCCAAGAACATCGAGCCGAATGCCTTGCTGCAAGCGCGCCTGTTCCCGGACATGTTCCAACTGGTGCGCCAGGTGCAGATCGCCGTCGACTTCGCCAAGAGCGTGTCCGCGCGCCTGGCCGAGATCGAAGTGCCGAAATACGAAGATGGCGAAGTGACCTTCGCTGACCTGCAAGCCCTGATCGCCAAGGTGCTGGCCTTTGTCGACACCATCAAGCCGGAGCAGATCGACGGCAAGGAAGGCATCGAGATCATCACCCGCCCAGGCACGCCGAAAGAGAAACGCTTCAGCGGCCAGTCCTACCTGCTGACCTACGGCCTGCCGCAGTTCTTCTTCCACGTCACCACCGCCTACGCTTTGCTGCGCCACAACGGTGTGGAAGTGGGCAAGCGCGACTACATGGGCGCGTTCTAA